The Cyprinus carpio isolate SPL01 chromosome A9, ASM1834038v1, whole genome shotgun sequence genome window below encodes:
- the gpbar1 gene encoding G-protein coupled bile acid receptor 1 has product MDPFEKLSREKLIFYLTVPLSSIIIFSNLFIIIGIACNRQLHNTPNYFFLSLLVADLCTGITLPFIPRMTLDRQLDFKHCLVMYIFPNFLFLSFLFNLVMVHYERYLCIVSPLHHSQFWVHRCFPLALLIVWLPPLLYASLPAFGWNNWVEPSAYKSSDSNETFLRSTTSRNSSKEDEVCSYKQVFPKAFIYLEVCGLVLPAMLSIVAMMGRVLWIARKQLQNICKLHRAVDRLQQQQKPSDHEQQLNMRYAKCMAAVSLTFLVCWVPYIIYQLMSVTALQTGVSLPNSTLYIIMSCTGIGSMAVIPLILGLANKQYTEPISRVMLKLRNRWRGGQNNRDITL; this is encoded by the coding sequence ATGGATCCGTTCGAAAAGCTGAGCAGAGAGAAATTGATCTTCTATCTGACAGTGCCGCTGTCTTCAATCATCATCTTCTCCAACCTCTTCATCATAATAGGCATCGCCTGCAACCGTCAGCTGCATAACACCCCAAATTACTTCTTCCTGAGCTTGCTGGTGGCCGACTTGTGCACTGGCATCACCCTGCCCTTCATTCCCCGCATGACGCTCGACCGGCAGCTGGATTTCAAGCACTGCTTGGTGATGTACATCTTCCCAAACTTTCTGTTCCTATCGTTCCTCTTCAATCTGGTGATGGTGCATTACGAACGCTACCTGTGCATCGTCAGCCCGCTCCATCACAGCCAGTTCTGGGTTCACCGCTGCTTCCCACTGGCCTTGTTGATCGTCTGGCTCCCGCCATTGCTGTACGCATCACTTCCTGCCTTTGGATGGAATAACTGGGTTGAACCCAGTGCCTACAAGAGCTCAGACTCAAACGAGACGTTCTTGAGATCAACCACATCTCGTAACTCTTCCAAAGAGGATGAGGTTTGCTCCTACAAACAGGTTTTTCCCAAGGCCTTTATTTATTTGGAAGTGTGCGGACTGGTGCTTCCGGCCATGCTGTCCATTGTAGCCATGATGGGACGGGTGTTGTGGATCGCGCGCAAGCAGCTGCAGAACATCTGTAAGCTCCACCGCGCCGTGGACCGtcttcagcagcagcagaagccATCTGACCATGAGCAGCAACTTAACATGCGCTACGCCAAATGCATGGCTGCTGTGTCTCTCACGTTTCTGGTCTGCTGGGTGCCGTATATCATCTACCAGCTCATGTCTGTGACGGCTCTGCAGACCGGGGTGAGCTTGCCAAACTCTACTCTGTACATCATCATGTCCTGTACGGGAATCGGAAGCATGGCTGTCATTCCGCTCATACTGGGACTGGCCAACAAGCAGTACACTGAGCCCATCAGCAGGGTGATGCTTAAACTGAGAAACCGCTGGAGAGGAGGACAAAATAACAGAGATATCACACTTTGA